Sequence from the Burkholderia cepacia genome:
TCGCATTGCTGATGGCGGCGGCCGTGCCCGCCGCCGCGAGCGCGCAGACGAGCGTGATGCTGTACGGCCGGATCGACGGCGGCATCGAATACCTGAACCACATCGCGACGCCGAACGGCAGCAAGTCGCGCTGGAGCGCGGAAGGCGGCGACTGGGGCACCAGCATGTTCGGCCTGAAGGGCTTCGAGGATCTCGGCGGCGGGCTGTCGACGGTCTTCAACCTGGAGACCGCATTCCAGGTGATGAACGGCACGACGGGCGGCGGGCGCATGTGGTCTCGGCGCGCGTATGTCGGGCTGAAGAGCGACACGTGGGGCCAGCTTCAGGCCGGCCGCAACCTGTTCATCGACAGCGACGGCGTGTGGGAATTCGATCCGTTCGTGCAGCAGGCGTTTTCGTCGGCATCGCTCGTGCGCGGCCGCAACTGGCAGCAGAGCAGCAACAACATCGAATATCACAGCCCGGTGATCGGCGGCTTCGACGTGCAGGCGCAATACGCGTTCGGCAACCAGTCGCGCGGCTTCAACTACGGTGCGGCCGACGATTTCGGCCGCTCGGACGGGATCATGATCTCGTACCACTCGCCGTTGCTCGACGTGCGCGGCATCTATGACGAACTGCGCGACAACAACGGCAAGTTCAGCAACATCTTCACCGCGTCGCGCGAGTATTTCGTCGGTGCGAACGTGAAGGTGCAGAAGTTCAAGATCCAGGGCGCGTATACGCACTACCAGGCGCCGGACAGCCCGGCCGGGGTGGCCGATCGCGCCGATCACTACTGGCTCGGTGCGACCTACGCTGCGACGCCGCAATGGGCCGTGACGGGCGGCGGTTACTACGTGAAGGTGGGCGACGGCGGCGGCGACGCATCGCACGACCCGTCGGGGCACGCGATGATGTACGTGCTCGGCACCACGTACAACCTGTCGAAGCGCACGTTCCTGTATGGGACGGTTGCGTATGTGCGTAATGGCGGGAATTCGAACTTCTCGCTGCTCGCGACACCGCGTGATGCGACGTCGGGGACGAGCCCGATAACGGGCGAGTCGCAGACGGGGGCGTATGTGGGGATGATGCATACGTTCTGAGCGGCGCGCGGGAGCGCGATACGCAAAAGGGCTTCGGCAGTGGATGCAGAAGCCCTTTTTCATGTGCCGCGCATCAGTCGAGTGCCTTCCCGGCTTTTTCGTCCATGCAGCGAATCGCGAGCAGCGTCAGCACCCCGCAGCCGATCGCATACCACGCAGGCGCATTCGGATTGCCGGTAGCCGCGATCAGCCACGTGACGAAAAACTGCGCGAAGCCGCCGAAGATCGCGACGCCCACGCTGTACACGAGTGCGCCGCCCGTCGCACGCACTGCACGCGGGAACAGTTCGCCAAGCATCGCGCCCGTCGCGCCGATGTTGATCGCATGCACGATCGACAGCGCGGCGATGATCGACAGCAGGGATGCGGCGCCCGGCCAGCGGTTCAGCGCGATGAACGCCGGGTAGATCGCGGCCATCAGCGCGATGCGCGTCCACCAGACGATCCGGTTGCGCCCGTACACGTCGGACAGGTGGCCGCCGATCGGCGTCACGAGCATCAGGATCGCGCCCGCGACGCAGCCGGCCGTCATCGACAGCCAGGTCGGCAGGTGCAACACCTGCACGCCGTAGATCGCCATGTAGAACACGATGATGTAGTGGATCGACGTGCCGCCGATCGTCACGCCGAGGCCCGCGAACACGGCCTTGCCGTGATGGCGCAGCACGTCGGCGAGCGGCAGCGATGCGACCTTTTCCTTCTGCGCGCTCGCCGCTGCCGGCACTTCCTCGACGGTGCGGCGCAGCCAGTAGCCGAGCGGCACGAACAGCGTGCCGATGATGAACGGCACGCGCCAGCCCCAGCTTTCGAGCTGCGCGGCAGTGAGCGTCGACGTCAGCGCGACGCCGGTCAGCGCACCGGCGAGCGCCGCAAGCCCCTGGCTCGAGAACTGGAACGATGCGTAGAAGCCGCGACGATGCTGCGGCGCCTGTTCGAGCAGCAGCGTGGTCGATGCGCCGACTTCGCCGCCCGACGCGAACCCTTGCAGCAGGCGCGCGAGCACGAGCAGCAGCGGGGCGGCGAGGCCGATCTGCGCGAAGGTCGGCGCGACGGCGATCGTCGCGGTGCCGAGCGCCATCAGTAGCAGCGTGAGGATCATCGCCTTCTTGCGGCCGGCACGGTCGGCGTACATGCCGATCACGAGGCCGCCGAGCGGGCGCGTGACGAAGCCGACACCGAAGCTCGCGACCGCGAGCATCAGTTGCCCGAACGACGAATGCACGGGAAAGAACAGCTTGCCGATCAGGATCGCGAAGAAGCTGTAGACCGTGAAATCGTAGAACTCGAGCGCGTTGCCGACGGCGGCGGCCGCGATCAGCCGGCGTTTCTTCGCGGCGGCGCGAGCATCGACCGGCGTGCCGGCGAGCGAAAGGGCGGACGTTTTCATGCAATTCCCCGATGAACGCGAGCGCGCGTGATGAAGGGCCGTCAGGCCGCGAGCCAGGCTTCGGCGATGCGAACCCAGTAGCTCGCGCCGATCGCGAGGATGTCGTCGTTGAAGTCGTAGCCGGGGTTGTGCACCATGCAGCCGCCCTTGCTGCCGATCCCGTTGCCGATGAATGCGTAGCAGCCGGGGCGCGCTTCGAGCATGAACGCGAAATCCTCGCTGCCCATCAGCGGCGCGGTGTCGGTTTCGACACGCTCGGCGCCGAGCATCTGGCGCGCGATGTCGGCCGCGAATGCAGTCGGCTCCGCGTGATTGACGAGCACCGGGTAGCCGTAGTCGTAGTCGACTTCCGCCGTGACGCCGAAGCTTTCCGCCTGGCCTTTCACGAGCGCTTCGATGCGGCGCGCGAGCAGCGCGCGCACGTCGGCGTTCAGCGCGCGCACCGACAGCTTCATCACGACGGTTTCGGGAATGATGTTGAAGGTCTCGCCGGCCTGCACGCTGCCGACGGTGATCACGGCCGCATGCTGCGCATCGACCTCGCGCGCGACGATCGTCTGCAGCGCGACCATGATGCTGCCCGCGGCCGACATCGGATCGCGCGCGAAATGCGGCATCGCGCCGTGGCCGCCGACACCGCGCAGCGTGATCGTCACGCGGTCGGCCGATGCCATCGCGGCGCCGGTGCGGAAGGCCATGTCGCCGGCTGCGCGGCCCGGCATGTTGTGGATCGCGAAGATCGCGTCGCACGGGAAGCGCTCGAACAGGCCGTCGTCCATCATCGCCTTCGCGCCGCCGAAGTTTTCCTCGGCCGGCTGGAAGATCAGGTTCAGCGTGCCGGAGAACTGGCGCGTGGCCGCGAGGTGGCGCGCCGCGCACAGCAGCATCGCGGTGTGGCCGTCGTGGCCGCACGCATGCATCTTGTTCGCATGGCGGCTCGCGTACGGCAGGCCGGTGGCTTCCGCGAGCGGCAGTGCGTCCATGTCGGCACGCAGCCCGACCGTGCGCGTGCCTTGCCCTTCGCGCAGCACGCCGACCACGCCCGTCTTGCCGATGCCGCGATGCACGTCGTAACCCCAGCCGGCAAGCAGCTCGGCGACGAGATCGCTCGTGAGCGTTTCCTCGAATGCGAGTTCGGGGTGAGCGTGGATGCGGCGGCGCACCTCGACCAGCTCGGGCGCGATCGCGGCGATACCGGGGATGACGGGGTTCACGGCTTGCAGCATGGTGTCTCCTGTGGGGCGTTTGACGCACATATGACGAGCAAGCATATAAATTTCTTTTGCGTACCAGAAGCTGATAAATTGCTTTGGTGCTCACCACCGGTTGCCGCTAGGGAACACCCTGAGATCGGCTGCCGGGCCCGGTGTCCGGGTTTCCACGGATCACGCGTCGCCGCCATGAAATACCATCAGCTGAAAGCGTTCGTCACCGTTGCGGAGGAGGGGAGCATTCGCGCGGCCGCGCGGCGCCTGAACGTGTCGCCGGCGGCACTGACGAAGGCGGTCAAGGAGCTGGAGATCGCGCTCGGCGTGTCGCTCGTCGTGCGCACCGCGCGCGGCGTGCAGCTCACCGCGTTCGGCCAGCAGCTGCAGGTGCGCGCGCGACTGATCGTCGCCGAAATGCAGCGCGCCCGCGACGACATCGAGCAGGCGCAAGGGGCGATGACGGGCTCCGTCGCGGCGGCGGTGACGCCGGCCGCCGCGGTGACGATCCTGCCCGATGCGTTTCGCGCGTTCCGGCGGCGTTTTCCGGTAGCGCGCGTCAGTATCGTCGAAGGGTTTCCGGGCGTCGCGCTGCCGCGGCTGCACGACGGCTCGCTCGATTTCGCGGTGGCCGTCGTCGTGCCCGAACTGCTGGCCGCCGAGTTCGATCACGCCGAACTGTATTCGAGCCGTTCGCTGATCGTCGCGCGCAAGGGCCATCCGCTCGCATCGGCCACGTCGCTCGCCGATCTCGTCGAAGCCGACTGGCTGATGAATCCGTCACCCGAAAGCTCGACGCAGGTGCTGTTCAATTCGTTCGTCGCCTACGGGTTGCCGGTGCCGGCGCGCGTCGTCGAATGCCCGA
This genomic interval carries:
- a CDS encoding porin, which gives rise to MAAAVPAAASAQTSVMLYGRIDGGIEYLNHIATPNGSKSRWSAEGGDWGTSMFGLKGFEDLGGGLSTVFNLETAFQVMNGTTGGGRMWSRRAYVGLKSDTWGQLQAGRNLFIDSDGVWEFDPFVQQAFSSASLVRGRNWQQSSNNIEYHSPVIGGFDVQAQYAFGNQSRGFNYGAADDFGRSDGIMISYHSPLLDVRGIYDELRDNNGKFSNIFTASREYFVGANVKVQKFKIQGAYTHYQAPDSPAGVADRADHYWLGATYAATPQWAVTGGGYYVKVGDGGGDASHDPSGHAMMYVLGTTYNLSKRTFLYGTVAYVRNGGNSNFSLLATPRDATSGTSPITGESQTGAYVGMMHTF
- a CDS encoding MFS transporter, which encodes MKTSALSLAGTPVDARAAAKKRRLIAAAAVGNALEFYDFTVYSFFAILIGKLFFPVHSSFGQLMLAVASFGVGFVTRPLGGLVIGMYADRAGRKKAMILTLLLMALGTATIAVAPTFAQIGLAAPLLLVLARLLQGFASGGEVGASTTLLLEQAPQHRRGFYASFQFSSQGLAALAGALTGVALTSTLTAAQLESWGWRVPFIIGTLFVPLGYWLRRTVEEVPAAASAQKEKVASLPLADVLRHHGKAVFAGLGVTIGGTSIHYIIVFYMAIYGVQVLHLPTWLSMTAGCVAGAILMLVTPIGGHLSDVYGRNRIVWWTRIALMAAIYPAFIALNRWPGAASLLSIIAALSIVHAINIGATGAMLGELFPRAVRATGGALVYSVGVAIFGGFAQFFVTWLIAATGNPNAPAWYAIGCGVLTLLAIRCMDEKAGKALD
- a CDS encoding M20 aminoacylase family protein, coding for MLQAVNPVIPGIAAIAPELVEVRRRIHAHPELAFEETLTSDLVAELLAGWGYDVHRGIGKTGVVGVLREGQGTRTVGLRADMDALPLAEATGLPYASRHANKMHACGHDGHTAMLLCAARHLAATRQFSGTLNLIFQPAEENFGGAKAMMDDGLFERFPCDAIFAIHNMPGRAAGDMAFRTGAAMASADRVTITLRGVGGHGAMPHFARDPMSAAGSIMVALQTIVAREVDAQHAAVITVGSVQAGETFNIIPETVVMKLSVRALNADVRALLARRIEALVKGQAESFGVTAEVDYDYGYPVLVNHAEPTAFAADIARQMLGAERVETDTAPLMGSEDFAFMLEARPGCYAFIGNGIGSKGGCMVHNPGYDFNDDILAIGASYWVRIAEAWLAA
- a CDS encoding LysR substrate-binding domain-containing protein, with product MKYHQLKAFVTVAEEGSIRAAARRLNVSPAALTKAVKELEIALGVSLVVRTARGVQLTAFGQQLQVRARLIVAEMQRARDDIEQAQGAMTGSVAAAVTPAAAVTILPDAFRAFRRRFPVARVSIVEGFPGVALPRLHDGSLDFAVAVVVPELLAAEFDHAELYSSRSLIVARKGHPLASATSLADLVEADWLMNPSPESSTQVLFNSFVAYGLPVPARVVECPSFGLARSLMMGCDLIASMPEQLLDADWARDRLVVLPIRERLPAVSVQVITRRDSPLTPAAAMLLDCLRDSARRQGLR